TCGCCCGCCGAAGTACGCGCCGCCCCACGAGGTCATGAACTCGTTGAAATCACAGCACGACAACCCCTCGTAGAGGTCGGCTTGGAACGTGTAGCCGTACGGCACTCCCGATTTGTCCATCGCGTCCTTCGTCGCGTGCGAGAACTTCCGCCACGAGATGGGGTTTTCCGCCCAGTTCTCCGCCTCCGGTTCGTACCCCGCCTTCTCGACCAAGTCCTTCCGATACAGCATCACCCCGAAATCCGGATACAGCGGAATCGCGTACAGGTCGCCGTTCGGTCCCGTCGCGGTCGAAACGCTCGCCTCGAAGTAGCCGTTTTTCACCCGGTTCACCAGCGACTTCGGCAGGTGCTGATCGAGGTTCAGCAGTTGGTCGCGGACGACGAAGTTCAGCGTCCACCCGCTGTCGGTGAGCAGCATATCCGGATTGGCGAGATTCCCCGACAGCCATCGCGTGTACTGCTCCTCGCGGATGTCCGTCTCCTCGGTACCGGCGATGACGTCGATGTTGATGTTTCTCGGGAGGCCGACCTCCCACAACAGTTCCTGAAGCGGTCCGGCGACCGACGCCAGATCCGAGTCCGCCCCCCACTGGACCGAAATCGGCGCACGCTGTGCGCTCGCTGTTCCACCAGTAATCGCGGCGGTTGCGCCGCCCGCACCGACCGCTTTCAGCACGTCGCGGCGCGAGACGATCCGTTCTTCGTGTCCCCTATGTTCCCCCCTCATCGTGTTCCCCAATGAAATACGCCGTCAGTGCTTCTTAGCGTTGCGGCGGGAGGGCGGGTCATCTCCTCGCTACGTAGCCGTCAGAACGCGAGAAAGAATCCCGGCGGTCCTCTTCGTCCCTCCTAGAAACGAATCGGATCGTCAATCACGTCCGCGCGTACCATTCGGACTGGAGCCAGTGGATACCGCGCCAGAGGAACAGTAGCAAACCGAGAACGACGAAAATTCCGGTGACGGCCATCAGCGCATGTTCGAGTAGCGGAGATTCGACGAGGTGAAGTCGGTATACTACCGATGCCGTCCCCCAGAGGATCATGAATCCAAGATAGACGATAGAGAGGAATAGCAATGATCGTCGTCGCATGAGTTAGTGTTCCGTCATTATCCCACCGAATACAATAATCGTTTCGCTCCACACCGTTCAAATACAGCTATGGAGACTGAAAACAGCTGAAGACGACCGAAAAACGAATTTTCCTTATCGAACCGAGTCCAACATCAGTTTCTGCTCGACGCGTTTGACCTCGTGTTGCACGTCGCGGACGGCGTCGATGTTCGCCGAGATGGACGAGACGCCGCGGTTGACGAGGAATCGAACCATCTCCGGTTTCGATCCGGCCTGTCCGCAGATGCTCGTGTTGATGTCGTGTTCACGACAGCAATCGATGGTCTGGCCGATGAGTTGGAGGACGGCGGGGTGGAGTTCGTCGAACCGATTGGCGACGTTCTCGTTGTTCCGGTCCACCGCGAGGGTGTACTGCGTGAGGTCGTTCGTGCCGAAACTGGCGAACTTGATGCCCGCGTTCGCCATCTCCTCGATTTGGAGCGCGCTAGCTGGCGTCTCTATCATCACGCCCCACGCGCGCTTGTCGGGGTCGATGCCCGTGTCTGCCATCAACCTGCGGGCGCGGTACACGTCCTCCGCGTCGTTGACGAGCGGGAACATGATCTGGACGTTGTCGTAGCCCATCTGATACAGTTCGTGGAAGGCGTCGAGTTCGTGCTGGAAGACGCCGGGCTTGTCGAGGCTTCGGCGGATGCCGCGCCAGCCGAGCATCGGGTTGTGCTCGTTGGGTTCGCTCTCGCCGCCCTGGAGCTGTTTGAATTCGTCGGTCGGCGCATCGAGCGTGCGAACGCGGACGGGCCGGGGGTAGAACTCCTCGGCGACGCCGCGGATTCCCTCCACGATTTCGTCCACGTAGCGTCGACGCCGTGGTCCTCGATGTAGCGCTCGGGCGTCTTGTTGGTCGAGAGGATCATGTGCTCCATTCGGAGCAGGCCGACGCCGTCCGCACCCGTCGCGGCGGCGCGTTCGGCGGCCTCCGGAATCGAGACGTTCACCTTGACTTCCGTCGCCGTCATCGGTTTGACGGGCGTCTTCGGTCGGGCGTCCTCGATGGGTTCGCGTTGTGCTTCCCGCTCGCGTTGTCGCTCCGGTTCGCCCTCCCGGACGGTCCCCTTGTCGCCGTCCAGCGTGACCATCTGGCCGTCTTCGAGGGAGTCGGTCGCGTTCGAACAGCCGACGACCGCCGGGACGCCGAGTTCACGCGAGACGATGGCGGCGTGGCTGGTCATCCCGCCTTCGTCCGTGATGATGCCCGCGGCGCGCTTCATCGCGGGCACCATGTCGGGCGTCGTCATCTCCGTGACGATGATGTCGCCGTCGCCGACCTTGTCGAGTTGGTCGAGTTTCGAGACGATTCGCACCGCGCCGCTGGCGATACCGGGACTGGCACCGAGACCGTCCACGAGGATTTCGTGGCTTTCGGTCGCTTGGGCGGCCCCGCTGCCGTCGGCGACGCCTTCGGACCCTTCGGTCTCGATGGAACCGCCTTCGTTGATGGTCGTTATCGGCCGCGACTGGAGCATGAAGACCTCGCCATCGACGATGGCCCACTCCACGTCCTGCGGGGTGCCGTAGTGGTCCTCGACTTCCTCGCCGAGTTCGATGAGGCGGTCGATGTCGGCCTCCGTGAGGACGCGGGCGTTCCGTTTGTCGTCGGGAACGCTTCGCTCGACGGTCTCGCCGGTGTCCGCGTCCTTCGTGTGCATCACCTTCTTGTCGGCGATGGTGATGTCCTCGGCCGCGCCTGTCTCACGGTCGATGACGTAGTTGTCCGGGGAGACAGACCCCGAGACGACCGCTTCGCCGAGACCCCACGCGGCCTCGATGATGATCTTCGCGTCGCCGGTCGATGGGTGGCTGGTGAACATGACGCCGCTCTTTTGGGCGTCCACCATGCGCTGGACGACGACGGCGATGTCCACTTTGCGGTGGTCGAAGTCCTTCTCCTGTCGGTAGTAGATGGCGCGCTGGGTGAACAGCGACGCCCAGCATTCTTTCACCCGTTCGACCAAGTCGTCGCGGGTGATGTTGAGAAACGTCTCCTGTTGGCCCGCGAACGATGCGTCCGGGAGGTCCTCGGCCGTCGCGGAGGAGCGAACGGCGACGAACGCCTTTCCGTCGTCCAGTCCGTCGTAGGCGGCGAGAATTCCTTCGCGCATATCGTCGGGAATCTCGGTACCGAGAATGAGTTCCTCCGCCCGCGATTCGGCAGCCGCCAGTGCAGAAGAATCCTCGGTATCGACGTCGACGGCCTCGAACAACTCCTCGTCGATTCCGGTTTCCTCGATGAACCGACGGTAGGTCTTGGCGGTCACGACGAATCCCGGGGGAACGGGGAGGTCCGCGCCCGTGAGTTCACCGAGCGAGGCACCCTTGCCACCGACCAGTTCGAGGTCGTTTGCACTGATTTCATCCAGCCAGAGTACAACCATTGCGTATGGGGGGGAACAAGCAGATAGATAAAGAATGTTCCGACCGAGGCGCTGAAGGAAAGTAACTCACAATCGAATATGGATTTCGAAAGCCAGGCAAAACAGCGTCAGGATCACCCATTATTTCAGAATTAGCTCGCATAATTTACCGACATCCTCAGGACGACTGACGACGCTGCGCGTCCTGTCGTAGTCGATAAGCCCGACATCCGCCAGTTTCGGCAGGTGGTGATGATACAGCGAGGATTCGACGGCCCTCTCGTCGAGTTCTCCGAGTCGTTCCGAGACGAACTCGACGAGTTCGTCCACGTCGGCGGCCCCGTTCCTGTCGACGTTCGGTGTTCCAAAGTACTGTAGGACGGCCCTCCGCTCCGGACGACGCAGGGCGTCGAAGGCGTTCGAAAGGTCGGTAGGACTCGATACTGGCGTGACATCCTCGTCTACGGTTGGCATTTCCTTCTGGGTCATGTTTTCTCCAAACCACTCGGATAGCCCACGGACAAGAACAATAGATGAGAGACTATCCAGAGAGGCGTAGTATAATGAATAATTGCAATATACAAATAGTTTTCTCTGCTAATACATAACTTATAGCTGTGTTATCAGCCGTCATGCGGCGAGGCAACAGTACCGAAACACCCGTATCGAAAGAAGTCCGACGGAGCCACGTTCTCGGAGTGTGTCGTTACGCTTCGATGATATCGTCGTCCCCGGCGTCCGGAACGACCAAATCGCCGTCCAGTGCCGTCGTCGCCCGCCCGCCAACCCGCACCGCTTCGTCGTCAACCCGCACGCGCACGTAGCCCGGCCGGTCCACGAAGTGACCCTGTTCCAATCGCAGTTCGTCGGGGAATCCGTCGGATTCCCCGCTCCCGTTCCCGTTCTCCTTCCCGTCCCCGCTTTCGTTCTCGTTGTCGTCTTCGTCCTCGTCCTCGAACGCACCGAACGCCCGCAGATACGCGCCGACCGACCCGCTCGCCGTTCCGGTGACGGGGTCCTCCGGGATCCCGACGGCGGGGGCGAACATCCGTCCGTGGAGCGTCGATTCCGCCTCGACGGCGTCGAAGGTGAAGACGTAGATTCCCATGGCCCCGACTTCCTCGCCGAGTTCCACGAGGGCGTCCATGTCGGGGTCCGCACTACCGACGTGCGAGAGGAAGTTGACCGGGACGATGAGAATCGGAAGACCGGTCGAAGAGACCGCCAGCGGGAGGTCCTCGCCAACGTCGCGGAGCGCCGCCGGGTCGATACCCAGCGCGTCACCCAGTCGGTCGTACTCCAGGTCGACGCTCTCGACTTCGGGGTCGTCTTGGGTCATCCAGACCGTGCCATCGTCCGTTACGTCGATGTCCAGCACGCCGACGTTCGTCTCCAGCGTGTGCGTCCCCGGTTCGATATCCCCCGCTTCGAACAGGTGGACGTGCGACGCGATGGTCGCGTGTCCACAGAGGTCGACTTCCGTCGTCGGCGTGAAGTACCGGACGTGGCGGTCCGCCTCCTCACTTTCGACGAAAAACGCCGTCTCACTGACGGACAGTTCTCGGGCGATGGCTTGCATTTGGTCGGCCGACAAGTCGTCCGCCGCCGGAACCACCCCGGCCGCGTTTCCGGACAGCGGTTCGTCCGTAAACGCATCCACCAGCAGGGTTCGACAGGTGTGCATGTTCTGTCAGTGGGGACGGGGTGCTGTTTAAGCCTCGGGTCGCCGTCCTCTCGATGCTCGATTACGGTCGAAGGTAGCTTGTCGGACACGAAATGTCGTTCCGAAGCTGTTTTAGCCGGGAGTTCTGAAAGGAATCCTATGACTGCGCCTTGGGATGACTGGAACCATATAACCAAGCTCGACCCCGACAAGAGCCTCGTGGATGGCGATACGTTCGCCGACGTGTGCGCGACCGGCACCGACGCGCTCGAAATCGGAGGAACGCTCGACATCACGACGGAGAAGATGCAACGGGTCATCGACGCCTGTTCCGAGTACGACGTGCCGCTCTATCAGGAACCGAGCAACCCCGCCGTCGTCGTGGACAGCGACGCGCTGGACGGCTACCTCGTTCCGACCGTGCTGAACACGCGGGACGTCGCGTGGATCGCCGGACTGCACAAGGAGTGGGTTCGGATGTCGGAGATCGATTGGGCCGAAACCCACACCGAGGGATACATCATTCTGAACCCGGACGCGAGCGTTGCCCAGTACACCGATGCGAACTGCGACCAAACGCCAGAAGACGTGGCGGCCTACGCCGAACTCGCCGAACAAATGCTCGGCCAGGAGATAATCTACATCGAGTGTTCCGGTATGTTCGGCGACCCGGAGACCGTGAGGATGGCACAGGAAGCGTTGGACGAGGCGACGCTGTTCTACGGCGGCGGCATTCACGACTACGAATCGGCGAACACGATGGCCCAATACGCCGACACGGTCGTCGTCGGCGACCTCGTTCACGACAAGGGTGCGGACGCGGTCCGCGAGACGGTCGAGGGCGCACGGGACGCCAAAAAGGCGCGCGCGGAATCGGCGTAAACCGGAATCTATCGGCAGCAGTTTTCCTCCAACCGGTTCGAATCACTCGTGAGCTATTGGCTCGCTTAGTTGCCGTTTTTCGTTCCGAGAGCAACTGAGACAGCAAAATCCTTCGTTCAAAAATATACGAAGCAAATATTCATATATTCATATCCCCAATATGCACGGGACTATGACCGCACTCGAAACGACCGGGTTGACGAAGTACTACGGTGAGACGCGGGGAATCGAAGACCTCTCGCTCGCCGTGACCGAGGGCGAAGTGTTCGGCTACCTCGGTCCGAACGGGGCCGGGAAGACGACGACGATTCGAACGCTCCTCGGGTTCATCGCCCCGACCGGTGGGGACGCGACCGTACTGGGATACGACGTTCGGGACGAGCGCGCGCTCATCGAGGCGAAGCGGCACCTCGGCTACCTTCCGAGCGACCCGGGATTCGACGAGGACGCGACCGGAACCGAATTCCTCGACTATCAGGCGTCGCTGAAGGGCGACGACCGACGGGAGGAGTTACTCGAACTGTTCGACGCGCCGGTCGAGCGGAAGATCGAGGAGTTCTCGCGAGGGAACAAACAGAAACTCGCCATCGTCTCGGCGTTCATGCACGACCCCGACCTGGTCATCATGGACGAACCGACCTCGGGTCTCGACCCGCTGATGCAGGAACGGTTTTACGACTTCCTCGACGACGAACAGGAACGAGGTGTAACGATCTTCTTCTCCAGTCACGTTCTGAGCGAGGTTCGAAAAGTGTGTGACCGCGTCGGCATCATCCGCGACGGGAAACTCGTGACGACCGAGGACGTGGAGACGCTGCTCGACAGGAGCGGGAAACGCGTGCGGATGCGAACGTCGGACCCGATCGACCGCGAGGATTTCGACATCGACGGCGTTCACGACCTCACCCTCGACGGTGCGGTGCAGTTCACCTTCACCGGCGAGTACGACACCCTGCTCGACCACCTTTCGCGGTACCACATCGTGGACGTCGATATCGAGGAAGCGCCGCTCGACGAGGTGTTCATGCGGTTCTACGGCGACGAGATCGCTGGAAGCGAGCGCGAAGATGGGGAAACCACCGACGTGGCGGACGACGTTCCCGTCAGCGACGGAGGTGAGAGCCATGTTTGAAATCACGCGCTACGAGTCCTCGCGGCGAGTCAAGGGAACGGTCGCGCTGGCGGTCCTGATGAGCCTGATGGCGGTGCTGTACGCCGCCCTCTTCCCGTCCATCAAATCCTCCGGCGCGAGCATCGATACCTACTGGAACAACCTTCCACCGGCGATGAAAGCGGCGTTCGGTGCGAGCGGCGGCGGGTTCTCGTTGACGACGATGTCGGGATTCCTCGCCATCGAGATGTACCAGTTCTTCTGGCTGCTCCTGCTCGGCATCTACGTCGCGTACATCGCCGGGAACCTCATCGCCGGCGACGTGGAACGCGACCGAATGGACATCCTGCTCGCCACACCGATTTCGCGCTCGAAGGTGCTGGTCGAGAAGTTCCTCTCCATCGTGCCGGTCATCGTCGTCCTCAACGTCGTCGTCGGCGTGGTCGTGTACGCGAGCGTCGTCGCCATCGGCGAGTCGGTGTCGGTCACCGATTTGGCCGTGGTTCACCTGCTCTCGATCCCGTACCTGCTCGCGTGCGGCGCAATCGGACTGCTCCTCTCCGTGCTGTTCGACCGGGCGGACATCGCACAACGAGGCGGACTCGGTGCCGTGTTCGTCCTGTTCCTGCTCAATTCGGTGGGCGAGTCGGCGGACATGGGATGGCTCGGTGCCCTCAGCCCGATGCACTACTACGACCCGACGGCGATTCTGGTCTCCGGGAACTACGACTGGGCGGGCGCTGGAATCCTGCTCGTCGGCACCGCCGCACTGGTGCTCGTCAGCCGCGCGGTCTTCCAGCGGAGGGACATCGCGTGAAAGGGTTCAGCGACGCCGAGCGCGACCGAATCCGCGAGGAGTTGCTGGAGACGGGAGCCGAACTGTTCGCACGGTACGGCCTGCAGAAGACAACCATCGCGGACCTCACCGGCCCGGTCGGCATCGCCAACGGCACGTTCTACCAGTTCTTCGACTCCAAGGAGCGACTGTATCTCGATGTGGCCGAGCGGGAGGGTCACGCCGTGGCCGACGAAATCGTCGCCAACTCGTTCGCGGTGGAGGACGACCCCGAACTGGCGATTCAACGGTTTATGGCCCTGCTCGCCGAGGAGATGGAGGAAAACCCGCTGTTCATGCAACTCGTCGCGGGCGAGGAGTTGGAGAAAGTGATGCGGGCGGTGGGCGATATTACGGAAGAGGAGATGGAATCCCTGCAAGCGGCGTCGTTAGCGCATATGCTTCCGTACATCGAAACGTGGCAGGCGGAGGGGCGTGTCCGCGAGGGTGACCCGTTGGCCATCGGTGGCATGATGGGGATGGTCAAGTACCTGACCGTCTACCGCGAGCAGGTCGGACAGTACTACCCCGCCATGCGCGACATGCTCATCGAGACGATCGCCGCCGGGTTGACGTGCACGACGGACTGACGTACCCGCCGGGTCGCCGCGCACGACGGACAAACACGTCCGAATCGGATGTTTCGGTGAACGGAAACGAACGCGTTTAAGCCCGTCCCGGGCGAATTGCGGCGTATGCAGGACCGAACCTACACCGCGGATGCCGAACCCGGCGACACCGTCACGGTGGCTGGCTGGGTTCACGAAATCCGCGACCTCGGTGGAATCGCGTTCCTCATCGTCCGCGACACGACGGGGAAGATCCAAGTCAAGTTCGAGAAAGAGGACATGGACGAGGACCTCGTCGAGACCGGTCTCGACGTCAACCGCGAGAGCGTCGTCGAGATCACGGGAGAGGTAAAGGAGGAACCCCGCGCGCCGACGGACGTCGAAATCGTCCCGACGGACGTGGCAGTCATCGCGGAAGCGGAACCCGAACTCCCGCTCGACCCCAGCGGCAAGGTCGACGCCGACCTCTCGACTCGCCTCGACAACCGGACGCTCGATGCACGCAAGCCCGAGGTCGAAGCCGTCTTCAAGATCCGCGGCGAGGTGCTCCGTGCCGTGCGCGAGAAGTTCCGCGAACTCGGTTGTAGCGAAATCAACACGCCGAAAATAGTGGCGACGGGGACGGAAGGCGGGACGGAGCTGTTCCCTATCACCTACTTCGGCGAGGAGGCGTTCATGAACCAGTCGCCCCAGCTTTTCAAACAGCTCATGGTCGGTTCCGGACTGGAGCGCGTGTTCGAAATCGGTCCCATCTTCCGCGCCGAGGAACACAACACGCCCCGACACCTGAACGAGGCGACCAGCATCGACTTCGAGAGCGCCTTCTACGACCACCACGAGGCGATGGACGCCTGTGAAGCGGTCGTCAAGGCCGCCTACGAGGGCGTCGCCGAGAACTGCGGGGACGAACTCGACGCGCTCGACATCGAGTTCGAAGTCCCCGAAGGCGAGTTCCCGCGACTCACCTACGAGGAGGCCATCGAACGAATCAACGCCACGGGCGCGCTAGACGAGATGCTCGTCTGGGGCGACGACCTTCCGACCGAGGGCGAGAAGGCGCTCGGCGAGGACGTCGGCAGCCACTACTTCATCACCGACTGGCCCAGCGAGATCAAGCCGTTCTACATCATGGACCAGGACGAGGACGACGAGCTTTCGACCGGTTTCGACATGATGCACCCGCGCATGGAACTGGTTTCGGGCGGGCAGCGTGAACACCGCTACGATCGCCTCGTCGAAGGGTTCGAACAGCAGGGCCTCGACCCCGAAGCGTTCGACTACTACACGAAGATGTTCAAATACGGCATGCCCCCGCACGCCGGGTGGGGCCTCGGCGGCGAGCGCCTCGTCATGACCATGCTCGATCTGGACAACATTCGTGAGGCCGTTCTCTTCCCGCGAGACCGCCAACGTCTGAGCCCATAGGCGAGAAGACGGTGCGGGATCGGGCGGATTTTCTTCGTTTTCATCGCGAGAATAGAGCGACCGTCGTCGTTTGCCGGGGGACGAATTTGGTGTTGTGATTCCAGTCGGTACGAAGAAGGCCCGACCGCGTTGTTAATTGAATAGATGAACAACTGTTCAACTATCTGTCGCTCGAATCGAGTCCACGAAACCAAAAACCAGCCAGCCGTGACGTAACTCGAACCCGTGTCGTTTAGGTGCGTACCACGACGAGTACCGGTCATGATCGGCTTCATCGGCGGAAGCGGCATCTACGATGCACTGCCCCTGGAAAACACGCGGGAAGAGGAAGTGACGACCCCCTTCGGCGAACCGAGCGCACCGGTCACCATCGGCAAAATCGCCGGGAAGGAAGTCGCGTTCCTGCCGCGACACGGACCGAAACACCAGAAAACCCCGACGGAAGCGCCGTACCGGGCGAACATCTACGCGCTGAAGGAGTTGGGCGTGGAGCGTATCCTGGCGAGCAACGCCGTCGGGAGCCTCCGTGAGGAACTACCGCCCCAGACGCTCGTGATTCCCGATCAGATCTTCGACCGCACGAAACACCGAACGCCGACGTTCTTCGGCGACGGCATGGTCGTCCACATGCCATTCGCCGACCCGTACTGCCCGCACATGGTCTCGCACCTTTCGGACGCGAGCGCCGAGGCGACGGACGCGGATCACCACTCCGGCGGCACGTACGTCTGCATCGAAGGCCCGCAGTACTCGACGCGCGCCGAGAGCGAGTTCTACCGCGCACAGGGCTTCGAGATCATCGGCATGACGGCGATTCCGGAGGCGAAACTCGCCCGCGAGGCCGAGATGTGCTACGCGACGGTGGCGGGCGTCACGGACTACGACGTGTGGAAGGAGGACAGCGAAGTCACGCTGGAGGAAGTGCTCGACAACGCCGCGAAGAACGAGGACGCCATCAAGGAGGTCGTCGAACACGCGATTCGGTCGATGCCGGACGAGCGCGAGTGTGACTGTGCCCACGCGCTCGAAGGCACAGTCAACACCCCGACGGAAGCGATTCCGGAAGAAACGCGGGAAGAAGTCGA
The genomic region above belongs to Haladaptatus sp. R4 and contains:
- a CDS encoding PhzF family phenazine biosynthesis protein, which codes for MHTCRTLLVDAFTDEPLSGNAAGVVPAADDLSADQMQAIARELSVSETAFFVESEEADRHVRYFTPTTEVDLCGHATIASHVHLFEAGDIEPGTHTLETNVGVLDIDVTDDGTVWMTQDDPEVESVDLEYDRLGDALGIDPAALRDVGEDLPLAVSSTGLPILIVPVNFLSHVGSADPDMDALVELGEEVGAMGIYVFTFDAVEAESTLHGRMFAPAVGIPEDPVTGTASGSVGAYLRAFGAFEDEDEDDNENESGDGKENGNGSGESDGFPDELRLEQGHFVDRPGYVRVRVDDEAVRVGGRATTALDGDLVVPDAGDDDIIEA
- a CDS encoding phosphoglycerol geranylgeranyltransferase, translating into MTAPWDDWNHITKLDPDKSLVDGDTFADVCATGTDALEIGGTLDITTEKMQRVIDACSEYDVPLYQEPSNPAVVVDSDALDGYLVPTVLNTRDVAWIAGLHKEWVRMSEIDWAETHTEGYIILNPDASVAQYTDANCDQTPEDVAAYAELAEQMLGQEIIYIECSGMFGDPETVRMAQEALDEATLFYGGGIHDYESANTMAQYADTVVVGDLVHDKGADAVRETVEGARDAKKARAESA
- a CDS encoding ABC transporter ATP-binding protein yields the protein MTALETTGLTKYYGETRGIEDLSLAVTEGEVFGYLGPNGAGKTTTIRTLLGFIAPTGGDATVLGYDVRDERALIEAKRHLGYLPSDPGFDEDATGTEFLDYQASLKGDDRREELLELFDAPVERKIEEFSRGNKQKLAIVSAFMHDPDLVIMDEPTSGLDPLMQERFYDFLDDEQERGVTIFFSSHVLSEVRKVCDRVGIIRDGKLVTTEDVETLLDRSGKRVRMRTSDPIDREDFDIDGVHDLTLDGAVQFTFTGEYDTLLDHLSRYHIVDVDIEEAPLDEVFMRFYGDEIAGSEREDGETTDVADDVPVSDGGESHV
- a CDS encoding ABC transporter permease subunit; the encoded protein is MFEITRYESSRRVKGTVALAVLMSLMAVLYAALFPSIKSSGASIDTYWNNLPPAMKAAFGASGGGFSLTTMSGFLAIEMYQFFWLLLLGIYVAYIAGNLIAGDVERDRMDILLATPISRSKVLVEKFLSIVPVIVVLNVVVGVVVYASVVAIGESVSVTDLAVVHLLSIPYLLACGAIGLLLSVLFDRADIAQRGGLGAVFVLFLLNSVGESADMGWLGALSPMHYYDPTAILVSGNYDWAGAGILLVGTAALVLVSRAVFQRRDIA
- a CDS encoding TetR/AcrR family transcriptional regulator, which translates into the protein MKGFSDAERDRIREELLETGAELFARYGLQKTTIADLTGPVGIANGTFYQFFDSKERLYLDVAEREGHAVADEIVANSFAVEDDPELAIQRFMALLAEEMEENPLFMQLVAGEELEKVMRAVGDITEEEMESLQAASLAHMLPYIETWQAEGRVREGDPLAIGGMMGMVKYLTVYREQVGQYYPAMRDMLIETIAAGLTCTTD
- the aspS gene encoding aspartate--tRNA(Asn) ligase, translating into MQDRTYTADAEPGDTVTVAGWVHEIRDLGGIAFLIVRDTTGKIQVKFEKEDMDEDLVETGLDVNRESVVEITGEVKEEPRAPTDVEIVPTDVAVIAEAEPELPLDPSGKVDADLSTRLDNRTLDARKPEVEAVFKIRGEVLRAVREKFRELGCSEINTPKIVATGTEGGTELFPITYFGEEAFMNQSPQLFKQLMVGSGLERVFEIGPIFRAEEHNTPRHLNEATSIDFESAFYDHHEAMDACEAVVKAAYEGVAENCGDELDALDIEFEVPEGEFPRLTYEEAIERINATGALDEMLVWGDDLPTEGEKALGEDVGSHYFITDWPSEIKPFYIMDQDEDDELSTGFDMMHPRMELVSGGQREHRYDRLVEGFEQQGLDPEAFDYYTKMFKYGMPPHAGWGLGGERLVMTMLDLDNIREAVLFPRDRQRLSP
- the mtnP gene encoding S-methyl-5'-thioadenosine phosphorylase encodes the protein MIGFIGGSGIYDALPLENTREEEVTTPFGEPSAPVTIGKIAGKEVAFLPRHGPKHQKTPTEAPYRANIYALKELGVERILASNAVGSLREELPPQTLVIPDQIFDRTKHRTPTFFGDGMVVHMPFADPYCPHMVSHLSDASAEATDADHHSGGTYVCIEGPQYSTRAESEFYRAQGFEIIGMTAIPEAKLAREAEMCYATVAGVTDYDVWKEDSEVTLEEVLDNAAKNEDAIKEVVEHAIRSMPDERECDCAHALEGTVNTPTEAIPEETREEVDLLAGQYLD